A DNA window from Streptomyces sp. 71268 contains the following coding sequences:
- a CDS encoding DUF6421 family protein, producing the protein MTKILAPETAIDGVLSAERVVEHPAWAVLKEAVETIRPWQSKDGSVDLTAEGAPTADALRQQVDRCVAAIGELAPLLPHNAAYHEAVAADLRRWADTGYGVPDFLDSLLAFQPARQRVDGLQHLVVFPMYTQNGNPDRNFEAVVLRVVWPQWLAELERTRYDNPLFLGITFEDFTSGYDTNSAVLFPETIAVREAPERFTWGGIFCDREAARFRRVSEAAVETLGIDLPAEARALLADQHRCQQAFVLWDMVHDRTHSHGDLPFDPFMIKQRQPFWMYGLEELRCDLTAFKEAVKLEAEGYQQARDVQYAVIFDRMFRFPVTGGRTRNYDGLGGQLLFAYLHRHDVVRWTDNTLHIDWDRAPQVTNQLCGEIEKLYRDGIDRPKLVHWFKAYELVASYLAPHPGSTWAKGPDALDLSLPPRKLVDDVLPDEFPLSMFYEALAKKLKTVIASTKGITAENADRVAA; encoded by the coding sequence ATGACGAAAATTCTCGCGCCGGAGACGGCGATCGATGGCGTTCTGTCCGCGGAGCGCGTGGTGGAGCACCCGGCATGGGCCGTGCTGAAGGAGGCCGTCGAGACCATCCGGCCGTGGCAGTCCAAGGACGGCTCGGTCGATCTCACGGCGGAGGGCGCGCCCACGGCCGACGCCCTGCGGCAACAGGTCGACCGGTGCGTCGCGGCCATCGGCGAGCTGGCCCCCCTGCTCCCGCACAACGCGGCGTACCACGAGGCGGTCGCCGCCGACCTGCGCCGCTGGGCCGACACCGGCTACGGCGTCCCGGACTTCCTCGACTCCCTGCTGGCCTTCCAGCCCGCGCGACAGCGCGTCGACGGCCTCCAGCACCTCGTGGTCTTCCCCATGTACACCCAGAACGGGAACCCCGACCGCAACTTCGAGGCCGTCGTGCTGCGCGTGGTGTGGCCGCAGTGGCTCGCGGAGCTGGAGCGCACGCGCTACGACAACCCGCTCTTCCTCGGCATCACCTTCGAGGACTTCACCTCCGGCTACGACACCAACTCGGCCGTCCTCTTCCCGGAGACCATCGCCGTGCGCGAGGCGCCCGAGCGGTTCACCTGGGGCGGCATCTTCTGCGACCGGGAGGCCGCGCGCTTCCGTCGGGTCAGCGAGGCGGCGGTGGAGACGCTGGGCATCGACCTGCCGGCCGAGGCCCGCGCCCTGCTGGCCGACCAGCACCGCTGCCAGCAGGCGTTCGTCCTGTGGGACATGGTCCACGACCGCACGCACAGCCACGGCGACCTGCCGTTCGACCCGTTCATGATCAAGCAGCGGCAGCCGTTCTGGATGTACGGGCTCGAGGAGCTGCGCTGCGACCTGACCGCCTTCAAGGAGGCCGTGAAGCTGGAGGCCGAGGGCTACCAGCAGGCGCGGGACGTGCAGTACGCGGTGATCTTCGACCGGATGTTCCGCTTCCCGGTCACCGGCGGCCGGACGCGCAACTACGACGGCCTCGGCGGCCAGCTCCTCTTCGCTTACCTCCACCGGCACGACGTCGTACGCTGGACCGACAACACCCTGCACATCGACTGGGACCGTGCGCCGCAGGTCACCAACCAGCTCTGCGGTGAGATCGAGAAGCTCTACCGCGACGGCATCGACCGGCCCAAGCTCGTGCACTGGTTCAAGGCGTACGAACTGGTCGCCTCGTACCTCGCCCCGCACCCCGGCTCCACGTGGGCCAAGGGGCCCGACGCGCTCGATCTGTCGCTGCCGCCCCGCAAGCTGGTGGACGACGTGCTCCCGGACGAGTTCCCGCTGAGCATGTTCTACGAGGCCCTCGCGAAGAAGCTCAAGACCGTGATCGCCTCGACCAAGGGCATCACGGCCGAGAACGCGGACCGGGTGGCCGCGTGA
- a CDS encoding glycerophosphodiester phosphodiesterase family protein codes for MTFLTIGHRGVMGVEPENTLRSFVRADREGLDVIELDLHLSKDGALVVMHDAEVDRTTDGSGRIRDLTLAELRELDAGQGERVPVFEEVVDAVKAPIQAEIKDAAAARALADVLTERGLTDRVEVISFHDEAVAEMATLLPGVRTGLVASRYGLDVIDRALAAEAGLLALNIRRLTLELVDRAHAAGLRVTAWTVNTPEHLKVAHGMDLDGVTTDYPELGTTPRHPA; via the coding sequence TTGACCTTCCTCACCATCGGACACCGCGGCGTCATGGGCGTCGAGCCCGAGAACACCCTGCGCTCGTTCGTCCGCGCCGATCGCGAGGGGCTTGACGTCATCGAACTCGACCTGCACCTGAGCAAGGACGGGGCGCTGGTCGTCATGCACGATGCCGAGGTCGACCGCACCACCGACGGCTCCGGCCGTATCCGCGACCTCACGCTGGCCGAGCTGCGCGAGCTGGACGCCGGCCAGGGCGAGCGCGTCCCCGTCTTCGAGGAGGTCGTCGACGCCGTCAAGGCCCCCATTCAGGCCGAGATCAAGGACGCGGCGGCCGCCCGCGCGCTGGCCGACGTGCTCACCGAGCGCGGCCTGACCGACCGCGTCGAGGTCATCTCCTTCCACGACGAGGCCGTCGCCGAGATGGCCACCCTGCTCCCCGGGGTACGTACCGGTCTGGTGGCCAGCCGCTACGGCCTCGACGTCATCGACCGCGCCCTGGCCGCGGAGGCCGGCCTGCTCGCCCTCAACATCCGCCGACTCACCCTGGAGCTGGTGGACCGCGCGCACGCGGCGGGCCTGCGCGTGACCGCCTGGACCGTGAACACGCCCGAACACCTCAAGGTCGCGCACGGCATGGACCTGGACGGCGTCACCACCGACTACCCGGAGCTGGGGACCACACCGCGCCACCCGGCCTGA
- a CDS encoding VOC family protein — MVHVLSSRVLLRPIDPERSRRFYGRALGLEVAREFGTGPERGTVYFLGGGFLEVSGRSDTPPAPGLQLWLQVPDVAAAHKELSAQGVRVLRPPLREPWGLVEMWIADPDDVRIALIEVPVDHPLRYRPGL; from the coding sequence ATGGTGCATGTGCTGAGCAGCCGCGTCCTCCTGCGGCCCATCGACCCCGAGCGTTCGCGCCGCTTCTACGGGCGCGCCCTCGGCCTTGAGGTCGCCCGCGAATTCGGCACCGGGCCCGAGCGGGGCACCGTCTACTTTCTGGGCGGCGGCTTCCTTGAGGTCTCCGGACGCTCGGACACCCCGCCCGCGCCCGGCCTTCAGCTCTGGCTCCAGGTCCCGGACGTGGCGGCGGCGCACAAGGAGCTGTCGGCGCAGGGCGTGCGAGTGCTGCGCCCGCCGCTGCGGGAGCCGTGGGGGTTGGTGGAGATGTGGATCGCCGACCCCGACGACGTGAGGATCGCCCTGATCGAGGTGCCCGTCGACCACCCGCTGCGCTACCGCCCCGGCCTCTGA
- a CDS encoding DUF6191 domain-containing protein, whose translation MFNLVDELFAPGRKHTQDERERLELCVDDIGDGDPGRGPIDLASGRVTIRRAPDPTR comes from the coding sequence GTGTTCAACCTGGTCGACGAGTTGTTCGCGCCCGGCCGCAAACACACCCAGGACGAACGCGAGCGGCTTGAGCTGTGCGTGGACGACATCGGCGACGGCGACCCAGGACGTGGGCCCATCGACCTCGCCTCCGGCCGGGTGACGATACGCCGCGCGCCGGACCCGACCCGCTAG
- a CDS encoding M56 family metallopeptidase — protein MMVPLALLALGAVAAALAPRMLTRSDWPDREPVLALWVWQCVVVGVIMCCALAMSLSAAAAWEAVRGNVFAPAPNGVMEAYALTAYGPWAAPVAVVLACGAVWTVVMLTREVRGSRAQRKQRRADLLVRSPQLPGEESSGNRLVVLEGDRPDAWWLPGAAPQLVITTAALRRLNGRQLDAVLAHEEGHAHARHHWLLNASSALAGGFPQVPVFAAFRDQVHRLVELAADDVASRRFGRLAIALALVELNEERGVFGPCPGVAEVPRRVNRLLAPGQRFTTARRWRMTAAAALVPVVPVLVTLVPALRALG, from the coding sequence ATGATGGTCCCGCTGGCGCTGCTGGCGCTGGGAGCAGTGGCCGCGGCCCTGGCGCCGCGCATGCTGACCCGCTCCGACTGGCCCGACCGCGAACCGGTGCTCGCCCTGTGGGTGTGGCAGTGCGTGGTGGTCGGCGTCATCATGTGCTGCGCGCTGGCCATGTCGCTGAGCGCGGCGGCGGCCTGGGAGGCGGTACGGGGCAACGTCTTCGCGCCCGCGCCGAACGGTGTCATGGAGGCGTACGCGCTCACCGCCTACGGGCCGTGGGCCGCGCCGGTGGCCGTCGTTTTGGCCTGTGGCGCCGTGTGGACCGTCGTCATGCTGACCCGGGAGGTGCGCGGCTCGCGGGCGCAGCGCAAGCAGCGCCGCGCCGACCTGCTCGTGCGCTCCCCCCAACTGCCCGGCGAGGAGTCCAGCGGCAACCGGCTGGTCGTCCTGGAGGGTGACCGCCCCGACGCGTGGTGGCTGCCCGGCGCGGCACCACAGTTGGTCATCACGACGGCCGCGCTACGCCGGTTGAACGGACGGCAACTCGACGCCGTGCTGGCGCACGAGGAAGGCCACGCCCACGCCCGCCACCACTGGCTGTTGAACGCCTCGTCCGCGCTGGCCGGCGGCTTCCCGCAGGTGCCGGTGTTCGCCGCCTTCCGGGACCAGGTGCACCGGCTGGTGGAGCTGGCCGCGGACGACGTGGCGTCACGCCGCTTCGGCCGGCTGGCCATCGCCCTCGCGCTGGTCGAACTCAACGAGGAGCGCGGCGTCTTCGGCCCCTGCCCCGGGGTCGCCGAGGTACCCCGCCGGGTCAACCGCCTGCTGGCCCCCGGGCAGCGCTTCACGACGGCCCGCCGCTGGCGGATGACGGCCGCGGCCGCCCTGGTGCCGGTGGTCCCGGTGCTCGTCACCCTCGTACCGGCACTGCGCGCACTGGGTTAG
- a CDS encoding phosphatase PAP2 family protein translates to MPRRGWAVVAAVCGGLLAVLLTLVAAEWGPLLSVDRDIATGLHRSAVVHDDWTRTNRVFSDWVWDPWTMRALLAVVTGWLLWRGRWPVALWLAATATIGTVLQQGLKAAVGRERPRWPDPVDSAHYAAFPSGHALTATLACGLLLWLLAVHSVRRLWRGLAAATAAVSVLGVGFTRVYLGVHWATDVLAGWLIGLALTAVAVLLYPYAADAAPGGTPKASEPETDTPAPGGATEGPSPRADRPYGT, encoded by the coding sequence GTGCCACGACGCGGCTGGGCCGTGGTCGCGGCGGTGTGCGGTGGGCTGCTCGCGGTGCTGCTCACGCTGGTGGCCGCCGAGTGGGGGCCGCTGCTGTCCGTGGACCGCGACATCGCCACCGGCCTGCACCGCTCCGCCGTGGTGCACGACGACTGGACGCGGACCAACCGCGTCTTCTCCGACTGGGTCTGGGACCCGTGGACCATGCGCGCGCTGCTCGCCGTCGTGACCGGCTGGCTGCTGTGGCGGGGCCGCTGGCCGGTCGCCCTGTGGTTGGCGGCGACCGCCACTATCGGCACGGTGCTCCAACAGGGCCTCAAGGCCGCGGTCGGCCGGGAGCGACCTCGGTGGCCTGACCCGGTGGACTCCGCGCACTACGCCGCCTTCCCCTCCGGCCACGCGCTCACCGCGACCCTGGCCTGCGGACTGCTCCTGTGGCTGCTCGCGGTGCACTCGGTCCGCCGCCTGTGGCGGGGGCTGGCCGCCGCGACGGCGGCGGTCTCCGTGCTCGGGGTCGGCTTCACCCGGGTCTACCTGGGCGTGCACTGGGCGACCGACGTACTGGCCGGCTGGCTGATCGGCCTGGCCCTCACGGCGGTGGCCGTCCTGCTGTACCCGTACGCGGCCGACGCGGCACCCGGTGGCACGCCGAAGGCGAGCGAGCCGGAGACGGACACGCCGGCGCCGGGCGGCGCTACGGAGGGCCCGAGTCCGCGCGCGGACCGGCCGTACGGGACGTAG
- a CDS encoding pirin family protein: MSNLDPRPATTVCGGRADVTAQPVRDLLAAKPVMLGESTEVRRLLPSMGRRMVGAWCFVDHYGPDDIEREPGMQVPPHPHIGLQTVSWLHAGEVLHRDSLGSEQVLRPRELGLMTSGRAIAHAEQSPREHAKLLHGAQLWVALPDTHRHTDPSWEHHAELPQVSGGGGLSATVILGDLDGARSPGTTFTPLMGADITLAAGTDTRLPLQPDFEYAALTMSGEAEVDGVRLAPGSLLYLGCGRRELPLRATVDSAFMLLGGEPFEERIVMWWNFVGRTHEDIAQAREDWASGTRFGEVSSYEGAPLPAPELPPVPLKARGRTR; the protein is encoded by the coding sequence ATGAGCAACCTGGATCCGCGGCCCGCCACGACCGTCTGCGGCGGGCGCGCCGACGTCACCGCGCAACCCGTACGTGACCTCCTCGCGGCCAAGCCGGTCATGCTCGGCGAGAGCACCGAGGTCCGCCGGCTGCTGCCCAGCATGGGGCGACGGATGGTGGGCGCGTGGTGCTTCGTCGACCACTACGGGCCCGACGACATCGAGCGCGAGCCCGGCATGCAGGTGCCGCCGCACCCGCACATCGGCCTGCAGACGGTGAGTTGGCTGCACGCCGGTGAGGTGCTGCACCGGGACAGCCTGGGCAGCGAACAGGTCCTGCGGCCGAGGGAGCTGGGCCTGATGACGTCGGGCCGGGCCATCGCGCACGCCGAACAGTCCCCGCGCGAGCACGCGAAGCTGCTGCACGGCGCCCAGCTCTGGGTCGCGCTGCCCGACACCCACCGGCACACCGACCCGTCGTGGGAACACCACGCGGAGCTGCCCCAGGTGAGCGGTGGCGGCGGCCTCAGCGCCACGGTGATCCTCGGCGACCTGGACGGCGCCCGCTCCCCCGGTACCACCTTCACCCCGCTGATGGGCGCCGACATCACCCTGGCCGCCGGCACCGACACCCGCCTGCCGCTCCAACCCGACTTCGAGTACGCGGCCCTGACGATGTCCGGCGAGGCCGAGGTGGACGGCGTACGCCTGGCCCCCGGCTCCCTGCTCTACCTCGGCTGCGGCCGCCGGGAACTGCCCCTGCGGGCCACGGTGGACAGCGCGTTCATGCTGCTGGGCGGCGAGCCGTTCGAGGAGCGCATCGTCATGTGGTGGAACTTCGTCGGCCGCACCCACGAGGACATCGCCCAGGCCCGCGAGGACTGGGCATCCGGCACCCGCTTCGGCGAGGTCAGCTCGTACGAGGGCGCGCCCCTACCGGCCCCCGAGCTGCCGCCGGTACCGCTGAAGGCGCGGGG